In Candidatus Defluviilinea gracilis, the genomic window GCTATCGTCAGCAAGCCAAAGACAACCTGCTTTCCGAGCAGGGTATGGCCTGCGTAAATTACAAGCATTGAACCCGAAACGGTCTTCGGGGACGTGAAACAGAACATGGGCTTCCGAAGGTTCATGCTCCGAGGGTTGAAAAAAGTGGATGTGGAGTGGGGTCTGGTGTGCATGGCGCACAATTTACGAAAACTGGCGATCCAATGACCGCCAGTTTTTTTGTCTCTTGCTCCGTTTACGCCGTTTTCTCAACTTGTTCTTCCCCTTTTTAGACAACCCCAGGTTGATCGTTATCTTCTCATCGCGAACACACAACTCGAACTTCCCTCCCTGATCGTTGTCAACGGCTCCGCCGAGGCGCCCATCATTTTTTCCAACAGGAGCGCGTCCATCTTGCACAATTCAGGATGCCTTGCGACAATCGCCGCATACGGGCAGTGACCAAGGATCGCGCGCGGACCATCCGAGCCCGCCTCCCAACGCGCGTGATAATTCATTTGATTCAACTTCTCAACGACAAGATTCAATCGCCGAGCAATGGGTTGACTCGCGAAATCTGATTCGCCAGCCAGGCGCTTCGCCAGCGCTTCGATTCCGACGGTTCTGCCTGTCTCCGCCAATAGAGCCTCGCTCAACGCGGACAAATTATCGCCCAGCGCCGCCAGCGGGATCGAATACACCTTCTCCGGTCTGCCGCGGGCGGCGCGGAGGCGTACCGAAGCCGACTCAAGCCGCCCGTCCGAAAGAAGGATGCGTAAGTGATGTCGCACCGTCGCGGCAGACATCTTCAATCCGCGTGAAATCTCTCGCGCAGACGAAGTCCGGTATTTCGTCATGTAAGCCAATATTTTGCGTCGGACGGTTGTCACAGGCATTGTGTGATTATACTCACCTTCTTATTTATGGAAAAATATCTTTACATAAATTTGTTGACGAACTTCATTCAAGCGTTATAATCGCCGTGAAATCAAATCTCAATATTTAGGTTCGATCATGGAATTTCAAAACTATATCAACGGCAAGTGGGTCGAGGGGAAAAGCGCGTTTCAAACAATCAACCCGGCGAACGAAGAGGTTGTAGCGAAGATCGCGCAAGCCGAAATCTCCGATGTGGACGCGGCGGTGAGCGCGGCGAAGAACGCGTTCAATGCGTGGCGGCTTACCCCCGCCCCACTGCGCGGAGAACTGCTCTTCAAAGTCGGCGACATCCTCAAACAGAAAAAAGAAGAACTCTCGCAATTGCTCACGCGCGATATGGGCAAAGTGATTGCCGAAGCGCGCGGCGATGTGCAAGAAGCGATTGACATGGCGTACTTCATGGGCGGCGAGGGACGCCGCTTGCTCGGCTACACCGCGCCCGTAGAAATGATGAACAAATTCGGCATGGCAGTCCGCGACCCTTCTGGAGTTGTTGGTTTGATAACTCCTTGGAATTTTCCTATCGCTGTGCCATCATGGAAAATTTTCCCCGCGTTGGTTGCGGGCAACACCATCATTTGGAAACCTTCGCCCGAGACTCCCGCTGTCTCTGCCGCGTTCGTAAAGGTATTCGAAGAAGCAGGGATCCCCGCTGGCGTGTTCAACCTGCTCATGGCATCAGGCGCGGACGTGGCGAAGGCGCTCGTGGATCATCCCGACGTGCGTGTGCTTTCGTTCACTGGCTCGACGACGACAGGTCGCTCCATCGCGGAGGCGGCGGGCAAACTCAATAAAAAGTTATCGCTCGAAATGGGCGGCAAGAACGCCATCATCGTGATGGACGACGCGAATCTCGATCTGGTTGTGGATGCCAGTCTCTGGGCGGCGTTCGGCACAACGGGTCAGCGTTGCACAGCCGCAAGCCGCTTGATCGTCCAAAAGGGAATCGCGGGCAAACTCAAAGAAGCGCTGACCGAACGCACAAAGAAACTCAAACTCGGCGATGGACTCGACTCAAAAGTGGACGTCGGTCCCGTCATCAACAAAGTCGCGCTCGAACGAATTCACAGCATGGTGCAAGCGGGCGCGAAAGAAGCGCGGGTGCTGGTCGGCGCGTCGGTGGCGGACGTGGGCGGCAAAGGATTTTTCTACAATCCAACGTTGTTCGACGGAGTCAAACCAGGCTCCATGCTCGAAGCAGAAGAAATTTTCGGTCCCGTGCTTTCCATCATCGAAGTGGACTCGCTCGAAGAGGCAATCGAAGTCAACAACCGTTCCAAATACGGTTTGTCCACTTCGATCTTCACGCAGGATGTCAACCGCGCCTTTACTGCCATGCGCGATATTTTCACGGGCTTGGTCTACATCAATCACGGCACCACAGGCGCGGAGATCCAATTCCCGTTCGGCGGCGTGCGCGGCACGGGCAACGGTCACCGCGAGGCGGGACAAGCCGCGCTCGAAGTCTTCACCGAGTGGAAATCCATTTACGTGGATTATTCGGGAAAATTGCAGAGAGCGCAGATCGATAATAGAGAGGAGTAGAGAATTGACGCAATTCTCTAATTCTCCAATTCTCATGAACGATACCGTCCTCAATTGGGAATCAACCTTCGCAATCGCCCTCACGCTGAAGCGCAAGTATCCCGATGTGAACATCGAAGACGTGACATTGAAACAAATCCACGATTGGACGCTCGCCCTGCCTGAGTTCGACGACGATCCCGCGCTAGCCAACGACGAAATTTTGTACGCCATCTATCAAGACTGGTTCGAGGAGCATCTGCATGGACAATGAACCGTTAAGCCTGCCTCAATACGAAATTCCAGAAGACCTGCAACACGCCATCGCGGTGACCACGCTCGACCGACTCTACAACTGGGGTCGCCGCTCGTCGGTGTGGCCCCTCATGTTCGGTCTCGCATGTTGCGCCATCGAAATGATCGCCGCGCAGACCGCGCGCTACGATATGGCGCGTTTCGGGATGGAGGTTATGCGTCCCACGCCGCGCCAAGCCGACATGTTGCTCGTTTCGGGAACCGTCACAAAGAAAATGGTGCCCGCCATCATCCGCCTCTACAACCAAATGCCCGAACCCAAATACGTGGTGGCGATGGGCGCGTGCGCGTCCGGCGGCGGGCCCTTCAAAGAGGGATACAACGTCGTCGCGGGTATCGATAAATTTCTGCCCGTCGACGTCTACATCCCCGGCTGTCCCCCCACTCCGCAAGCGTTGATCGCCGGGCTGATCAAACTGCAGGAAAAAATCGACAAGCAGTCCATTAAGCAAGTCTCGTGGTACCGACGTAAAACAAAAGACCCCAATTACGTGCCGGTCCCGATCCTCGGTCCCGACCTGATCGACCCGCGCCGCAACGCGGAAATAAAATCCGCCGCGGCTGTGAAGGAGGGATGAGATGAGCCTGCTCTTCATGCCATACGCAGTACCAAGCGCGGAAACACGCACACAAGTAGACCGGTACGCAGGAAGACGCGCCCCACGCCTCACGACGCATAGGAGGACTCAATGACCGCCCCCGCCTCCACCTCGACGGTCGATCTGGTCGCCCGATTCCCCGGCATGGTCCAAGCCGACGCGCGCCCCGGCTACTCCGGCTTCATCGTCGAAAAAGATTCGCTCATCGAAGTTGCCACCGCCGTCCGCGACGAATTCGGCTTCGACTTGATGACCGCCGTCACCGGCGTGGACTATCCGCCCGACAAAATGGAAGTCGTCTATCATGCCTACCGCACCACCGGTGGACCCGGCTTAGTGTACAAAGTCCAAGTCCCGCGAACAGACCCGGTGGAAGTCCCATCATTGATCCACCTGTATCCCGGCGTAGACTTGCAAGAGCGCGAAGCATGGGATCTGCTCGGGATCAAATTCACCGGTCACCCCGACCTGCGCCGCATTTTGATGTGGGAAGGATTCGAAGGTCACCCGCTTCGCAAAGATTGGAAAGAGGGCTTCTACGAGGAAGATACCAAGCCGTTCAAAAGCCGTTGGCCCGATGGGCAGTTCTACATGGCGGAGGATAAAAATCCGTTCAAGGATAACCTCGCCTTCCCGCAAAACTTCGACCCCGAAAAATGGATTCCCGAAGGCGACGCGTTGCTCTACGGCGCGTTGGCGCGTTACACGGTGAAACAAGAGGACGGACTCAACACCGACCGTATCGTCATCAACATGGGACCGCACCACCCCTCCACGCACGGCGTCTTCCGCGCAGTGATGACCCTCGACGGCGAAACGATCGCCGGGCTCAAACCCGTGCTGGGCTATCTGCATCGCAACCACGACAAGATCGGCGAACGCAACACATTCCTGCTGAACATGCCATTCACCGACCGCCTCGATTACTTCAACTCGATGACCAACAACTTCGGCTACGCCCTCGCCGTCGAAAAACTGATGAAGATCCCCGTCGCCGAACGCGCCGAATACATCCGCGTGATCGTCTCCGAGTTGAGCCGCATTCAAAACCACCTCGTCTTCATCGGCACATTGCTCAACGACCTCGGCGCGATGTACACGCCCTCGCTGTATGCCTTCGAGGAACGCGAACTCATCCTCGACATCTTCGAAGCCATCTCCGGCGCGCGCATGATGTGCAACTACTTCCGCTTCGGCGGCGTGGTGCGAGACATCCCCGACGACGTGATGCCGAAGATCAAAGATCTGGTTTACGACCGCCTGCAATACAAGACCGACGAACTCGACCGCATGTTGACCGAGAACGAAGTGTTGCTCTCGCGCATGAAGGGCGTGCGGATGATCAACGCGGAGGACGCCATCGCCTACTCGATCACGGGTCCTGTCCTGCGCGCGGCTGGGGTGCCCTACGACATCCGCCGCGCCGACCCCTACGGGATCTACGACCGCTTCGACTTCGACGTGGCGGTGCGCTACAACGGCGACCTGATGGACAACTACCTCATCCGCATCGACGAGATTCGCCAATCCCTGCGGATCTTGGACCAAGCCATCAAACAGATCCCACAGGGACCGATCAACTCGCAGAAACCGCAGTATCAGGTCCGCGTACCGGCCGGCGAAGCGTACGGACGAGTCGAATCGCCGAAGGGCGAACTCGGCTACTACGTCGTCTCGAACGGCAAGCCGAATCCATGGCGTTATCATGTGCGCCCCGCGTCATTCGTCAACGTCACCGCGCTGGAGAAAATTTCGATCGGCACCAAGATCGCGGACTTCGTGGTCCTGCTCGCCATGTTCGATATGGTGATGGGCGAATGCGACCGCTAAAACATTACCGCAAAGCACACCACGGTCACGAAGGAGTGAGCCGATGAAAGCGTGTCCGTTTTCCCCTGTGCGGGCTTTGCGTCCTTCGTGGTGAAAGGTCTTCGATAAAGGAGAACTCAGTATGTACGGAAAAGGAATACTCAAAGGTCTCGGCGTCACCGCAAAACGATTCTGGGAAACATACACCGAAGATATCGCGTGGGTCTTGCGCGGCAAAAAACGCTATTACACCGAAGAAGGCGTGAAGCACCGCTCGAGCAAAGATCAGAAAGGCATCTTCACGGTTCAATACCCGGAAGAAAAATTGATCCAGCCCGAAGAGGCGCGTTTTCTGCCGTTCCTTGTCTACAATGAACTGCCCGACGGCAAACGCGAAGTCCTTTGCACCTCGTGCGGCATCTGCGCGAAGGTCTGCCCGCCGCAGTGTATCTGGATCGTCCGCTCGAACGACCCGCAGACTGGACGCCCCATCCCCGAACCGACCGAGTTCTACATCGACGCGGACATCTGCATGAACTGCGGCTTCTGCGCCGAATATTGTCCCTTCGACGCGATCAAGATGGATCACGATTTCGAGATCGCTTCGTACGGGCGCAATGTGTACAACATGGAAAAACTGCTCAAGTCGAGCGAGTATTACAAAAGCATCCGCCCGTTGAATTATGAGCGCGAGGAAGCCGCGCGCATTGCGGAAGCGGAAGCGAAGAAAGCCAAAGAAGCGGCGCGAGCGGCAACTGCGGCGGCACAAGCCGCGAAGCCTGCTGGAGCAGAAGCGGCGTCATCATCATCAGCGTAGACACGTAAACAAGTAGACAGGTAGACACGCGTGTACATGTGTACGTGTATACGTGTCTACAACCCTCAAAGGAAACCAAATGACATCAATTACACAAGACGCAATCCTCCATGCCCTCAGCGGCGTGCAAGAACCCGACCTCGGACAAGACCTCGTCTCCCTCAACATGGTGAGGAACATCGAGATCAACGGCGGCGACGTAACATTCACCGTGATGCTCACCACGCCCGCCTGCCCGTTCCGCGGGAAGATCGAAAAAGATTCAAAAGATGCCGTGATGAAAATCGACGGGGTGAAGTCGGTCGCCGTGAAAATGGATTCGGATGTGCCGAACGATGGGCGTATGCGCGGACTGGTCAAAACCCCGATTCGCAACGCCATTGCGGTTGGTTCAGGCAAGGGAGGCGTCGGCAAATCGACAGTCGCGGTCAACATTGCGGTGGCTCTCGCGCAAAGCGGCGCGCGCGTCGGTCTCATGGATGCGGATATCTACGGACCCAACACCCCTACCATGCTCGGCGTGGAAAAACTGCCTCCCCCGCAGGGACAACGCCTCATCCCTGCCGAAGCGTACGGCGTGAAAATGATCTCGATGGGGTTGCTCGTCAAGCCCGGTCAACCCCTCATCTGGCGCGGACCGATGCTCAACTCGGCGATCCGTCAATTTTTGGGCGATGTGGAATGGGGCGAACTGGATTACCTAATTGTCGACCTACCCCCCGGCACCGGCGACGCGTCGTTGTCGCTGGCGCAATCTCTCCCCCTCAGCGGCGCGGTGATCGTCACACTCCCACAACTTGTTTCGCTTGAAGACGCGGGGCGCGGACTCAACATGTTCAAGACTCTCGAAGTTCCGATTCTCGGCATTGTTGAAAACATGTCCTACCTCGAACTGCCCGACGGCACACACATGGACATCTTC contains:
- a CDS encoding transposase; the protein is MKQNMGFRRFMLRGLKKVDVEWGLVCMAHNLRKLAIQ
- a CDS encoding ArsR family transcriptional regulator, translating into MPVTTVRRKILAYMTKYRTSSAREISRGLKMSAATVRHHLRILLSDGRLESASVRLRAARGRPEKVYSIPLAALGDNLSALSEALLAETGRTVGIEALAKRLAGESDFASQPIARRLNLVVEKLNQMNYHARWEAGSDGPRAILGHCPYAAIVARHPELCKMDALLLEKMMGASAEPLTTIREGSSSCVFAMRR
- a CDS encoding aldehyde dehydrogenase family protein — translated: MMEFQNYINGKWVEGKSAFQTINPANEEVVAKIAQAEISDVDAAVSAAKNAFNAWRLTPAPLRGELLFKVGDILKQKKEELSQLLTRDMGKVIAEARGDVQEAIDMAYFMGGEGRRLLGYTAPVEMMNKFGMAVRDPSGVVGLITPWNFPIAVPSWKIFPALVAGNTIIWKPSPETPAVSAAFVKVFEEAGIPAGVFNLLMASGADVAKALVDHPDVRVLSFTGSTTTGRSIAEAAGKLNKKLSLEMGGKNAIIVMDDANLDLVVDASLWAAFGTTGQRCTAASRLIVQKGIAGKLKEALTERTKKLKLGDGLDSKVDVGPVINKVALERIHSMVQAGAKEARVLVGASVADVGGKGFFYNPTLFDGVKPGSMLEAEEIFGPVLSIIEVDSLEEAIEVNNRSKYGLSTSIFTQDVNRAFTAMRDIFTGLVYINHGTTGAEIQFPFGGVRGTGNGHREAGQAALEVFTEWKSIYVDYSGKLQRAQIDNREE
- the iscX gene encoding Fe-S cluster assembly protein IscX, with translation MNDTVLNWESTFAIALTLKRKYPDVNIEDVTLKQIHDWTLALPEFDDDPALANDEILYAIYQDWFEEHLHGQ
- the nuoB gene encoding NADH-quinone oxidoreductase subunit NuoB; this encodes MDNEPLSLPQYEIPEDLQHAIAVTTLDRLYNWGRRSSVWPLMFGLACCAIEMIAAQTARYDMARFGMEVMRPTPRQADMLLVSGTVTKKMVPAIIRLYNQMPEPKYVVAMGACASGGGPFKEGYNVVAGIDKFLPVDVYIPGCPPTPQALIAGLIKLQEKIDKQSIKQVSWYRRKTKDPNYVPVPILGPDLIDPRRNAEIKSAAAVKEG
- a CDS encoding NADH-quinone oxidoreductase subunit D encodes the protein MVQADARPGYSGFIVEKDSLIEVATAVRDEFGFDLMTAVTGVDYPPDKMEVVYHAYRTTGGPGLVYKVQVPRTDPVEVPSLIHLYPGVDLQEREAWDLLGIKFTGHPDLRRILMWEGFEGHPLRKDWKEGFYEEDTKPFKSRWPDGQFYMAEDKNPFKDNLAFPQNFDPEKWIPEGDALLYGALARYTVKQEDGLNTDRIVINMGPHHPSTHGVFRAVMTLDGETIAGLKPVLGYLHRNHDKIGERNTFLLNMPFTDRLDYFNSMTNNFGYALAVEKLMKIPVAERAEYIRVIVSELSRIQNHLVFIGTLLNDLGAMYTPSLYAFEERELILDIFEAISGARMMCNYFRFGGVVRDIPDDVMPKIKDLVYDRLQYKTDELDRMLTENEVLLSRMKGVRMINAEDAIAYSITGPVLRAAGVPYDIRRADPYGIYDRFDFDVAVRYNGDLMDNYLIRIDEIRQSLRILDQAIKQIPQGPINSQKPQYQVRVPAGEAYGRVESPKGELGYYVVSNGKPNPWRYHVRPASFVNVTALEKISIGTKIADFVVLLAMFDMVMGECDR
- a CDS encoding 4Fe-4S binding protein is translated as MYGKGILKGLGVTAKRFWETYTEDIAWVLRGKKRYYTEEGVKHRSSKDQKGIFTVQYPEEKLIQPEEARFLPFLVYNELPDGKREVLCTSCGICAKVCPPQCIWIVRSNDPQTGRPIPEPTEFYIDADICMNCGFCAEYCPFDAIKMDHDFEIASYGRNVYNMEKLLKSSEYYKSIRPLNYEREEAARIAEAEAKKAKEAARAATAAAQAAKPAGAEAASSSSA
- a CDS encoding Mrp/NBP35 family ATP-binding protein, with the translated sequence MTSITQDAILHALSGVQEPDLGQDLVSLNMVRNIEINGGDVTFTVMLTTPACPFRGKIEKDSKDAVMKIDGVKSVAVKMDSDVPNDGRMRGLVKTPIRNAIAVGSGKGGVGKSTVAVNIAVALAQSGARVGLMDADIYGPNTPTMLGVEKLPPPQGQRLIPAEAYGVKMISMGLLVKPGQPLIWRGPMLNSAIRQFLGDVEWGELDYLIVDLPPGTGDASLSLAQSLPLSGAVIVTLPQLVSLEDAGRGLNMFKTLEVPILGIVENMSYLELPDGTHMDIFGTGGGEHLAQMTGTPFLGKIPMDQNVRIGGDTGRPIIVSHPDSPVAKALREIAESLAAKVSVAALGAKNDVPINIIE